In one Leptospira yasudae genomic region, the following are encoded:
- a CDS encoding Hsp33 family molecular chaperone HslO, producing the protein MQNQDSLIYGILPDTHFRYSVAEISYSVTAASNLHNLDDANTELLARTMMGAFFLADQVKEDTKVSLQIQFNEDSPTHSVLAYSDRKGRMKAVLRERPEEDVEPNKAMEEYSGVLKVFRWKNGVCIYQSVVPYLNKSFEDNFQNYLNSSEQITCFITLYIKKNGFHWDVRGILLQSLPEAKEEHIQKIASLSEQINQNSAEFLGKDVYNCLNKIGEVSRSAVQILEEGQPEFRCDCSENKIKELIQTLGKEEAMQIVDEIGMIEVTCEFCTSIYRFEKEKVSELF; encoded by the coding sequence ATGCAGAACCAAGACTCATTGATATACGGAATTTTACCGGATACGCATTTCCGATATTCCGTAGCCGAAATTTCGTATTCCGTAACGGCCGCTTCTAATTTACACAACTTGGACGACGCCAACACGGAACTTTTAGCGAGAACGATGATGGGGGCATTTTTTTTGGCGGATCAAGTCAAAGAGGATACGAAGGTAAGTTTACAGATTCAGTTCAACGAGGATTCCCCGACCCACTCTGTTCTGGCTTACAGCGATCGTAAAGGGAGAATGAAGGCGGTTCTCCGCGAAAGACCGGAAGAGGACGTGGAACCGAACAAAGCAATGGAAGAATATTCCGGAGTTCTCAAAGTCTTTCGCTGGAAAAACGGAGTTTGCATCTATCAATCCGTCGTTCCGTATCTCAATAAAAGTTTTGAGGATAATTTTCAGAATTACCTGAACAGCTCCGAACAGATCACTTGTTTTATTACTCTTTATATCAAAAAGAACGGGTTCCATTGGGATGTAAGAGGAATTCTTCTGCAATCGTTGCCGGAAGCAAAAGAGGAACACATTCAAAAAATTGCAAGTCTTTCCGAACAAATCAATCAGAACTCAGCTGAGTTCCTGGGAAAAGACGTTTACAATTGTTTGAATAAGATCGGAGAGGTTAGTCGCTCCGCGGTTCAGATTTTAGAGGAAGGCCAGCCTGAATTCCGCTGCGATTGTTCCGAAAATAAAATCAAGGAATTGATTCAAACATTGGGAAAAGAAGAAGCGATGCAGATCGTGGATGAAATCGGAATGATCGAAGTTACCTGCGAATTCTGCACTTCCATATATCGTTTTGAAAAAGAAAAGGTAAGCGAATTGTTTTGA
- a CDS encoding KpsF/GutQ family sugar-phosphate isomerase, with the protein MDPIFEKIEKAIDTEIESILHFRKNLDPSIKTAIELILQSKGKLIVTGVGKSGDVGKKISSTLSSTGTPSVFLHPADAAHGDAGIISTEDVIVAIGKSGESEELLNLIPTIKNIGAKLISMTANAESRLAKESDVVLITPVLKEACPLELAPTSSTTIALILGDAIAMCLMELKDFKKEDFALYHPAGRLGKRLSLKIDDVMRKEKDLAKVSPSTLLDEILTEITVKRQGATGVTDSSGKLLGIITDFDIRKKLKEGKLDSSITAEQLMNSKPTTFQSGSNAYDVLKQMESRPSPISVAPIVDKAQKLIGIVSIHDLLQKGL; encoded by the coding sequence TTGGATCCAATTTTTGAGAAGATAGAAAAAGCGATCGATACGGAGATAGAATCGATTCTCCATTTTAGAAAAAACTTGGACCCGTCGATTAAGACTGCAATCGAGTTGATACTTCAGTCCAAGGGAAAATTGATCGTAACCGGAGTCGGCAAATCCGGGGACGTGGGTAAAAAAATTTCATCCACTCTTTCTTCCACCGGAACTCCATCCGTTTTTTTACATCCCGCCGACGCCGCGCACGGTGACGCGGGAATTATCTCCACCGAAGACGTAATCGTTGCAATCGGAAAATCCGGCGAAAGCGAAGAACTATTAAATCTCATTCCTACGATCAAAAACATAGGCGCAAAATTGATTTCGATGACGGCTAACGCAGAATCGCGCCTTGCAAAGGAATCCGATGTCGTTCTCATCACTCCCGTTTTGAAGGAAGCTTGTCCGCTGGAACTCGCTCCGACTTCCAGCACGACGATCGCTTTGATTTTAGGCGATGCGATCGCAATGTGTTTGATGGAGTTGAAGGATTTCAAAAAAGAAGATTTCGCACTTTACCATCCCGCGGGAAGACTCGGCAAACGTCTCAGTTTGAAAATCGACGATGTTATGCGTAAAGAAAAGGATCTCGCAAAAGTTTCTCCGAGCACTTTGCTGGATGAAATTCTAACCGAAATCACCGTTAAAAGACAAGGCGCTACCGGAGTTACGGATTCTTCCGGAAAACTTCTGGGAATCATTACCGATTTTGATATCCGTAAAAAATTGAAGGAAGGGAAATTGGATTCTTCGATTACGGCCGAACAACTGATGAATTCCAAACCGACAACGTTTCAATCCGGCTCAAATGCGTACGACGTACTGAAACAAATGGAATCTAGACCAAGTCCGATTTCAGTCGCTCCGATCGTAGACAAAGCACAGAAATTGATCGGAATCGTATCCATACACGATCTTTTGCAAAAAGGTCTCTAA
- a CDS encoding LIC_10042 family TonB-like protein codes for MSIHLSFLVSGFFHILIFLFFFIPLFKSESIADFPIFLRRGATPNVTLSLSNEGSGEKSETIPSENSSAEGTLQKEIEEFKNEIHFPQGALEQRLESDCSWEVKIKSDGKGEILRTIQPCRYSLFDVEFQRALKTWKFNLKEGTNLIIPVSFKVDEREF; via the coding sequence GTGAGCATTCACCTTTCTTTTCTCGTTTCCGGCTTCTTTCATATTCTAATATTTTTGTTTTTCTTTATACCGCTCTTTAAATCCGAATCGATCGCCGACTTTCCGATTTTTTTAAGAAGGGGTGCAACCCCAAACGTTACACTCAGCCTTTCCAATGAAGGCTCCGGCGAAAAATCGGAAACGATCCCGTCCGAAAATTCGAGCGCGGAAGGAACTTTACAAAAGGAAATCGAAGAATTTAAGAACGAAATCCACTTTCCACAAGGCGCATTGGAACAAAGACTGGAATCGGATTGTTCTTGGGAAGTGAAAATAAAATCTGACGGAAAGGGAGAAATTCTCAGGACCATCCAACCCTGTCGATATTCGTTATTCGATGTCGAGTTTCAAAGGGCGCTGAAGACCTGGAAGTTCAACCTCAAAGAAGGAACGAACCTAATCATTCCGGTTTCCTTTAAAGTAGATGAAAGAGAATTCTGA
- a CDS encoding UpxY family transcription antiterminator translates to MKENSEVNEWYVLYTNPRAEKKLKRLFQERKIECFLPLLSKKKKWSDRWKVVEEPMYPSYIFVKISFYQDKVKVLQLPGAHHFVFYDGKPYAIPDEDLNLVKSFLETYPDKIQIEIQEKLSPGKKVLIQEGPFAGYKAEVISRKNEEQILVKFPGMNLMTSVTLDVKTLKLEENLGSNF, encoded by the coding sequence ATGAAAGAGAATTCTGAAGTCAACGAGTGGTATGTTCTCTATACCAATCCTAGAGCCGAAAAAAAGCTCAAACGATTATTTCAAGAAAGAAAGATCGAATGCTTTCTTCCGCTTCTTTCTAAAAAGAAAAAGTGGTCCGATCGCTGGAAAGTCGTTGAAGAGCCGATGTATCCTTCTTATATCTTCGTAAAGATTTCGTTTTATCAAGACAAAGTCAAAGTTCTCCAGCTACCCGGCGCGCATCATTTCGTATTTTACGATGGAAAACCGTATGCGATTCCGGACGAGGATCTCAATTTAGTGAAGTCATTTCTGGAAACGTATCCGGATAAGATTCAAATCGAAATTCAGGAAAAGCTTTCTCCCGGAAAAAAAGTTCTTATTCAAGAAGGACCGTTTGCCGGATACAAGGCCGAAGTCATATCGCGAAAGAATGAGGAACAGATCCTCGTTAAATTTCCGGGAATGAATTTGATGACGTCGGTGACTCTCGATGTAAAAACGTTAAAACTGGAGGAAAACCTTGGATCCAATTTTTGA
- the tsaE gene encoding tRNA (adenosine(37)-N6)-threonylcarbamoyltransferase complex ATPase subunit type 1 TsaE, whose product MELEFRNLKLEDLDKPANFLVPIILSALEQKLHPIFLFTGQMGAGKTTFTSKLVKKISPNANVNSPTYTLVNEYPIPNGSQPGEEPKFFHFDLHRLKSPGELEDLGFEEIWKRPGVSIVEWWQIANEDLDTFPLKIEVEFKTVSEEERNITFKSSDIQRFPNLKNLWKESKGNPV is encoded by the coding sequence TTGGAACTCGAATTTCGAAATCTGAAACTGGAAGACTTAGACAAACCCGCAAACTTTCTCGTGCCGATTATTCTTTCCGCTTTGGAGCAAAAGCTTCATCCCATTTTTTTATTTACGGGCCAAATGGGTGCGGGTAAGACAACATTCACTTCCAAGCTGGTAAAAAAGATTTCCCCGAACGCAAACGTAAATTCTCCCACATACACTCTTGTGAACGAATATCCGATTCCGAACGGATCGCAACCCGGAGAAGAACCGAAATTTTTTCACTTCGATTTGCATCGTTTGAAATCCCCAGGGGAACTGGAAGACCTCGGATTCGAGGAAATCTGGAAACGGCCCGGAGTTTCCATCGTAGAATGGTGGCAAATCGCAAACGAAGATTTGGACACGTTTCCGTTGAAAATCGAAGTGGAATTCAAAACCGTTTCAGAAGAGGAAAGAAATATTACATTCAAAAGTTCTGATATACAAAGATTTCCAAATCTAAAAAATCTTTGGAAAGAATCGAAAGGGAATCCGGTATGA
- a CDS encoding tetratricopeptide repeat protein, giving the protein MGLRIFLFSVLLYSISTSLYADLKEGKRAYARKDFSKAMDEFQKFNDANPSSGEAWMYMGYIYEYRRDYPKSIQAFKKAVGLNLPKKDLVNCYQKIILYFNYQRDYHEVIAYSNRLLRIDPDLTHIQKIRSTAEERLSSGHVVHHRPKKQTTEEPETSGPSTEEEYLKILKKEPGDESARWNLSLIYANHKEFQKAETLLEGLVKDFPEKHDYLYKYGVTLIRLEKYQEALRILDKLEDKIGSGSPKMLYYANLNQAVAYHKMKRYEEAAKYYRKSYAANTTVQPLIGLTKLKYEVKDCENAIKTAEKALEFGERTHEIRMYLALCKIQNKEETEGYTILKEIASKLEKENPEFKNLPDVYNDGILKLARYYTNHGEYEKALRYFHSVQSSEEEEREYRFYLGKAYYYTGKIDQAILMLEKVGGSSGAYYLLAKCYANKDDLEKTMEYIRKAANMKPAIWAAAAEEKEFDRFKEKSSFKSFLESKGGDKEKTQDSQALDKT; this is encoded by the coding sequence ATGGGCTTGCGGATTTTTCTTTTTTCGGTTCTTTTGTATTCTATTTCAACTTCGCTGTACGCGGATTTGAAAGAAGGAAAGAGGGCGTATGCGAGAAAGGACTTTTCCAAGGCCATGGATGAGTTCCAAAAGTTCAACGATGCAAACCCTTCTTCGGGAGAAGCGTGGATGTACATGGGCTACATCTACGAATACAGAAGGGATTATCCGAAGTCCATTCAGGCGTTCAAAAAAGCGGTCGGTCTTAACTTACCGAAAAAAGATTTAGTCAACTGCTATCAAAAGATCATTCTTTATTTCAATTATCAAAGGGATTATCACGAAGTCATCGCGTATTCCAATCGCTTGCTGAGAATCGATCCGGATCTCACTCACATTCAAAAAATAAGATCCACTGCGGAAGAAAGACTTTCATCCGGTCATGTAGTTCATCATCGTCCCAAAAAACAAACCACGGAAGAACCGGAAACCAGCGGCCCGAGCACGGAAGAAGAATATCTTAAAATTCTAAAGAAAGAACCCGGAGACGAATCGGCGCGTTGGAATCTCTCCCTCATCTACGCGAATCACAAAGAGTTTCAAAAAGCGGAAACTTTGTTGGAAGGGCTTGTCAAAGACTTCCCCGAAAAACATGATTATCTGTATAAATACGGTGTGACTCTCATCCGTTTGGAGAAGTATCAAGAAGCGCTTCGCATATTGGATAAGCTCGAAGATAAAATCGGAAGCGGCAGTCCGAAAATGTTGTATTATGCGAATCTAAATCAAGCCGTTGCGTATCACAAAATGAAACGATACGAAGAAGCCGCAAAGTATTACAGAAAATCCTATGCGGCGAACACAACGGTTCAGCCGTTGATCGGTTTGACCAAACTCAAATACGAAGTCAAAGATTGCGAGAACGCGATCAAAACGGCCGAAAAAGCTCTCGAATTCGGAGAAAGAACGCATGAGATTCGGATGTATCTCGCGCTTTGCAAAATCCAAAATAAAGAAGAAACCGAAGGTTATACGATCCTAAAGGAGATCGCCTCTAAACTCGAGAAGGAAAACCCCGAATTTAAGAATCTTCCCGACGTTTACAACGACGGAATTTTGAAACTCGCTCGGTATTATACGAATCACGGTGAATACGAAAAAGCTCTTCGTTATTTTCACTCCGTTCAATCTTCGGAGGAAGAAGAGCGCGAATACCGTTTTTATCTCGGAAAGGCATACTACTACACCGGAAAGATCGATCAGGCGATTCTTATGTTGGAAAAGGTCGGCGGTTCTTCGGGAGCATATTATCTGTTGGCAAAATGTTATGCGAACAAGGACGACCTTGAAAAAACGATGGAATACATCCGTAAAGCCGCGAATATGAAACCGGCGATTTGGGCCGCCGCCGCGGAAGAAAAAGAATTCGATCGTTTTAAGGAAAAGTCTTCATTTAAATCCTTTTTGGAATCCAAAGGCGGCGATAAAGAGAAGACCCAGGATTCCCAGGCACTCGATAAAACCTGA
- a CDS encoding type I 3-dehydroquinate dehydratase encodes MNPREFKIVLTVSENEFFSLKEHPACDWIEIRLDLFSSESIRTRLGEKIKALNAKCVFTYRQAGDTDQTTASKENELDFQNVINSIDPKEHYLDLELNRSNEVFGSHADRGFGLVRSVHKFNGILSEQELRDWVRKDPYLDGKRKYEGVLPLVYKFAVFPNSVSELTKFLTSFRSLANEYKNLNVFLTGICMGPMGVISRVFPDSFGSIFTYCCLTEPKAPGQVDLDSLLRLRNSK; translated from the coding sequence ATGAATCCGCGGGAATTTAAAATCGTTCTTACCGTCAGTGAGAATGAATTTTTTTCTCTCAAAGAACATCCCGCGTGTGATTGGATCGAGATTCGTCTGGATTTATTTTCATCCGAAAGCATTCGAACAAGGCTCGGCGAAAAAATCAAAGCATTGAATGCCAAGTGCGTTTTTACATACAGACAAGCCGGAGACACGGATCAAACAACCGCTTCCAAAGAGAATGAATTAGATTTTCAGAATGTGATAAACTCGATCGATCCGAAAGAGCACTATCTTGATTTGGAATTGAATCGTTCTAACGAAGTTTTCGGATCGCACGCGGACCGAGGTTTCGGGTTGGTTCGTTCGGTTCACAAATTCAACGGTATTTTATCCGAACAGGAGTTGCGGGATTGGGTCCGGAAGGATCCTTATTTGGACGGAAAGAGAAAGTACGAGGGAGTTCTACCGTTAGTTTATAAATTCGCGGTCTTCCCGAATTCGGTCAGCGAACTCACCAAGTTTCTAACTTCCTTTCGCTCTCTCGCAAACGAATACAAAAACTTGAATGTGTTTTTAACGGGAATTTGTATGGGGCCGATGGGAGTAATTTCGAGGGTTTTCCCCGATTCCTTCGGTTCGATTTTTACGTATTGCTGTTTGACAGAACCGAAGGCTCCCGGTCAGGTTGATTTGGATTCTTTACTTCGACTAAGAAACTCAAAGTGA
- the tsaB gene encoding tRNA (adenosine(37)-N6)-threonylcarbamoyltransferase complex dimerization subunit type 1 TsaB, translated as MKKILFFDATNQWILVESFTLDSNGDLTPVSSYSGIHPRESSKLLIQELRNVLKNSNWQSPDLIVSALGPGSFTGLRIAVATARNLAQLWKIPAIGFDSLNVYTSFYHEEAGDPVIVGIEAKQKKIYFGMEDTRGFFGSIDVKPDDILDKIPEDRLQAFLTSQKYSDHPEFFAGNPILENLPSASAILNRNLELLQEAIAFPDRFPYWKLVPNYVRGTYVDDKSTA; from the coding sequence ATGAAAAAGATTCTTTTTTTCGATGCGACAAACCAATGGATTCTTGTGGAATCGTTTACCCTTGATTCGAATGGAGATCTGACTCCGGTTTCTTCGTATTCCGGAATCCATCCGCGGGAATCTTCTAAACTTTTGATCCAAGAATTACGAAATGTTCTAAAGAACTCGAATTGGCAATCCCCCGATTTGATCGTTAGTGCGCTGGGACCCGGTTCATTTACCGGGCTTAGAATCGCGGTCGCAACGGCGCGCAATCTTGCGCAGCTTTGGAAAATTCCCGCAATCGGATTTGATAGTTTAAACGTTTATACTTCGTTTTATCACGAAGAAGCCGGAGATCCGGTGATCGTCGGAATCGAGGCGAAACAGAAAAAAATTTATTTCGGAATGGAAGATACGAGAGGATTTTTCGGTTCCATAGACGTCAAGCCGGACGATATACTGGATAAAATACCGGAAGATCGATTACAGGCTTTTTTAACCTCGCAGAAGTACTCGGATCATCCCGAATTCTTTGCGGGAAATCCCATCTTAGAAAATCTTCCGTCCGCATCCGCGATCTTAAATCGCAACTTGGAATTACTTCAAGAAGCGATCGCATTTCCGGATCGGTTTCCGTATTGGAAACTCGTTCCGAATTACGTGCGCGGAACTTACGTCGACGATAAGTCGACGGCTTAG
- a CDS encoding ribonuclease R family protein, whose amino-acid sequence MNQKKKQTKQKRTTQPQTKKKTFSKSDRTKRERPSGRTEGFRENEIGKKILKYLQSRAGSVIQLKDLSAKLLREENQNSYGKKREKWQFQEREREISETLRILETEGLIELEKKNIIVNPNQKLQGTISISKRGDGFVKLPSGMEVFVPGQYAQSAIQGDLVEIHPYGIGKKGRLEGEVTEILRRGRDLYRMIVTEKDPKFIFGKLLDIDGEEKEGYLLRKTILTDLQDEIKSGDVLVVRLKEDTEHERNLYEVQFLRFESDTKEDLDLMRMLMKYNYSILYPENITLDLPEEVEESTVDDWGSRVDLRNLKCITIDGEYSKDFDDAISFVEEKNRIRFYVHIADVSHYVRPGTDLDEEAYNRATSVYLGSRVVPMLPPELSENLCSLVAGKNRLAFTVEMEADWKGKITHAKYYKSIIKVAERYTYNRAESEILAGDRQNWIFRMNEFAKVLRAKRVENGRVDLNLKENKVVTDSEHNVVEIAVQDRLQAHILIEEFMLSANIKVAEYIRKKKHPTLYRVHEPMNEEKLESLNAFLQLNGIKTLLKDSSYEAIRVVLKELEGKPAERLFNMFLLRTFMQAYYSGEHLGHWGLGFEDYCHFTSPIRRYPDLVCHRVLQQILLSKKPVYTPEEMVTSGLHCSHQERKATDAERDYYKLKACRYLEKTGIKEFSATITGCKPFLIFVDLENPMVDACLLSSEFTDEGEVRLETDFSFYSKKFTKIYTLGDKIEVELDRIDYEEIKIFVKMKKFQKKV is encoded by the coding sequence ATGAATCAAAAGAAAAAACAAACAAAACAAAAGAGGACGACCCAACCTCAAACCAAAAAGAAAACCTTCAGTAAATCCGATCGAACCAAACGAGAGAGACCTTCGGGAAGAACCGAAGGCTTTCGAGAAAACGAAATCGGAAAAAAAATTCTCAAGTATCTTCAATCCAGAGCAGGATCGGTGATCCAACTTAAGGATCTCAGCGCGAAACTTCTCCGAGAAGAGAATCAAAATTCTTACGGTAAAAAAAGGGAGAAGTGGCAGTTTCAAGAACGCGAACGGGAAATTTCCGAAACGCTTCGGATTCTCGAAACCGAAGGATTGATTGAATTAGAAAAAAAGAATATAATAGTCAATCCGAATCAAAAATTGCAAGGAACGATTTCCATCAGCAAACGGGGGGACGGTTTCGTAAAACTTCCTTCCGGTATGGAAGTGTTCGTACCGGGTCAATATGCACAATCCGCGATTCAAGGCGATCTCGTAGAAATTCATCCGTATGGAATCGGAAAAAAAGGAAGACTCGAAGGAGAAGTAACCGAGATTCTTAGGAGAGGACGCGATCTGTACCGAATGATCGTGACCGAAAAAGATCCGAAGTTCATCTTCGGAAAACTTTTGGATATAGACGGAGAGGAAAAGGAAGGTTATCTCCTCCGCAAAACGATTCTTACCGACCTACAGGATGAAATCAAATCCGGCGACGTTTTAGTCGTGCGGCTGAAAGAAGATACGGAGCATGAAAGAAATCTCTACGAGGTTCAGTTCTTGCGGTTCGAATCCGACACGAAAGAAGATTTGGATCTGATGAGAATGCTGATGAAATACAATTACAGCATTTTGTATCCCGAGAATATCACCTTGGATCTTCCCGAAGAAGTCGAGGAAAGTACCGTCGACGACTGGGGTTCCAGAGTGGATCTGCGTAATCTGAAATGTATCACCATCGACGGCGAATATTCAAAGGACTTCGACGATGCGATCAGCTTTGTGGAAGAGAAGAATCGAATTCGATTCTACGTTCATATCGCCGATGTTTCCCACTATGTCCGTCCCGGGACCGACTTGGACGAAGAAGCGTACAATCGAGCGACTTCCGTTTATCTCGGAAGTCGGGTCGTTCCGATGCTGCCTCCCGAGTTGTCCGAAAATCTTTGTTCTCTCGTTGCGGGAAAGAATCGTCTTGCCTTTACGGTGGAAATGGAAGCCGATTGGAAAGGAAAGATCACTCACGCGAAGTATTATAAAAGTATAATTAAGGTAGCGGAACGATATACGTACAATCGGGCCGAATCCGAAATTCTTGCGGGCGATCGCCAAAATTGGATCTTTCGGATGAACGAATTTGCAAAAGTTCTTCGCGCAAAACGGGTCGAAAATGGAAGGGTCGATCTGAATCTAAAAGAAAACAAGGTCGTAACGGATTCCGAACACAACGTCGTCGAGATCGCCGTTCAGGATCGTTTGCAGGCGCATATTCTTATCGAAGAGTTTATGCTCTCCGCGAACATCAAGGTCGCCGAATATATCCGAAAGAAAAAACACCCGACCTTATATCGAGTTCACGAACCGATGAACGAAGAAAAACTCGAATCGTTGAACGCGTTTTTACAGTTAAACGGAATCAAAACCTTACTCAAGGATTCAAGTTACGAAGCGATCCGAGTCGTCTTGAAAGAATTGGAAGGAAAGCCTGCGGAAAGATTGTTCAACATGTTTCTACTGAGAACTTTTATGCAGGCTTATTATTCGGGAGAACATCTCGGACATTGGGGTCTTGGATTCGAGGACTACTGCCACTTTACTTCCCCGATTCGAAGATACCCCGACCTTGTTTGTCACAGGGTTTTGCAGCAGATTCTTCTGAGCAAAAAGCCGGTTTATACGCCGGAGGAAATGGTGACGTCCGGTCTACATTGTTCTCATCAAGAACGAAAAGCGACCGATGCGGAAAGAGATTATTACAAACTCAAGGCTTGTCGTTATCTCGAAAAAACCGGAATCAAGGAATTCTCCGCAACGATCACAGGATGCAAACCGTTCCTGATCTTTGTGGATCTGGAAAATCCGATGGTGGACGCATGTCTTCTTTCTTCCGAATTTACGGATGAAGGCGAAGTTCGGTTGGAAACCGATTTCTCCTTTTATTCGAAAAAGTTTACGAAGATTTACACACTCGGCGATAAAATCGAAGTCGAACTCGATCGCATCGATTACGAGGAGATCAAGATCTTCGTGAAAATGAAAAAATTCCAGAAGAAAGTATAG
- a CDS encoding GMC family oxidoreductase N-terminal domain-containing protein, whose protein sequence is MGGIPAANDKIITPKKHKEIIERENIKNGTWELTADAVVIGSGAGGAVAAATLAKNGWNTVLIEEGSYFTPAQFSGDEFLSSARLYRDAGFIISEEQTLSILQGRTVGGSTTVNWQTSLYPPDYVTAEWDKRFGLKGYSRQDMDPFVSSVHERLGVHPVPQNLINANNNTLMKGGKALGLHPEVLNNNNRGCIGLGRCGLGCPINAKQSMFLTYIPDAIEAGATVIANMKAQVIHDGTTKVVVAEFTPDPYEKAPDAVIKKIKVTAKVVVVSAGAIEGPALLQRSGLGNDWVGRNLKVHPTSTIFAVFDEKINMFSGPPQSAVIKDGHNQDNTGYGFWLEVAPFRPTLAASLIPYYGKQQFDQIQRYSNMSAGIVLVRDGSDGEANASVKWSLGSRKVYFELTPGDGKNMLRGLKMLAEVQAAAGAKELIFPFPDMEAPVPVDKNTKFDWILEKKFNPGSLLVGSAHPHGSIQAADSPEKGAVDPNLELYGHKNIFVIDASVYPTGLSVNPQITTMSLALRASELLASKRQEKLGNLL, encoded by the coding sequence ATGGGCGGAATTCCAGCGGCGAATGATAAAATCATCACTCCTAAAAAACACAAAGAGATCATTGAAAGAGAGAATATCAAAAACGGAACTTGGGAACTCACAGCGGATGCGGTTGTGATCGGTTCGGGTGCAGGCGGTGCGGTTGCGGCGGCCACTCTTGCTAAGAACGGTTGGAACACGGTTCTCATCGAAGAAGGATCTTATTTTACGCCGGCCCAGTTCAGCGGAGACGAGTTCTTATCTTCGGCTCGATTGTATCGCGACGCCGGTTTTATTATTTCGGAAGAACAGACATTGAGCATTCTTCAGGGAAGAACCGTCGGGGGGTCCACAACCGTAAACTGGCAGACATCCTTATATCCTCCCGACTACGTGACCGCGGAATGGGACAAACGATTCGGTTTGAAAGGATATTCGAGACAGGATATGGATCCGTTCGTTTCTTCCGTGCATGAAAGACTCGGGGTTCATCCCGTTCCTCAAAATCTCATCAATGCGAATAACAATACGTTGATGAAGGGTGGAAAGGCGTTGGGCCTTCATCCCGAAGTCTTGAACAACAACAACCGAGGTTGTATCGGTCTGGGTCGTTGCGGATTGGGTTGTCCGATCAACGCGAAACAATCCATGTTCCTAACCTACATTCCCGATGCGATCGAAGCCGGTGCGACCGTGATCGCGAACATGAAAGCGCAGGTCATTCACGACGGAACAACAAAAGTTGTGGTCGCCGAGTTCACTCCCGATCCGTACGAAAAGGCGCCTGATGCGGTGATTAAAAAAATAAAAGTTACCGCGAAGGTCGTCGTAGTCAGCGCGGGTGCGATCGAAGGTCCGGCTCTTTTGCAAAGATCCGGTTTAGGAAACGATTGGGTGGGAAGAAATTTGAAAGTCCATCCAACCAGCACCATCTTCGCGGTGTTTGACGAGAAGATCAATATGTTCTCCGGTCCTCCACAATCCGCCGTTATCAAAGACGGTCACAACCAAGACAATACGGGATACGGATTTTGGCTGGAAGTTGCCCCATTCCGACCTACGTTAGCCGCTTCTTTGATACCCTATTACGGAAAACAGCAATTCGATCAGATTCAAAGATATTCGAACATGAGCGCGGGAATCGTTCTCGTTCGCGACGGATCGGATGGAGAAGCGAACGCTTCCGTAAAATGGTCCTTAGGTTCTAGAAAGGTTTACTTTGAACTTACGCCTGGCGACGGGAAGAATATGCTCCGCGGTTTGAAGATGTTGGCGGAAGTACAAGCCGCTGCGGGTGCAAAAGAATTGATCTTCCCGTTTCCCGATATGGAAGCTCCGGTTCCTGTGGATAAAAACACGAAGTTCGATTGGATTCTTGAAAAGAAATTCAATCCGGGAAGTTTGCTCGTAGGCTCTGCGCATCCTCATGGTTCGATTCAAGCTGCGGATTCTCCTGAAAAGGGAGCCGTGGATCCGAACCTGGAATTGTACGGTCATAAAAATATTTTTGTGATTGATGCTTCCGTATATCCTACCGGTCTTTCGGTCAATCCTCAGATTACTACGATGAGTTTGGCTCTCAGGGCATCCGAGTTACTCGCGTCGAAAAGACAGGAAAAATTAGGAAATTTATTATAA